gtctgcaggtgctccagttcTGTTTGCAAACTATCGGTGTCAGAGATGATGTGGGCTCGGTGAAGCAATATCTTCAAACCACCCTtcgtttgtgctggatggtggaaaCTAGCTGCTTGTAAGTAAAGGTCtgtgtgagtgggctttctgtatacTGGTTGACCAAGTGTGCTATTTCTCTTACGTCGCTCCAAGACATCTAAAAAGGCAGGCAACCCTCATTCTCCATCTCcaaagtaaattttatgttttcgtgtatggagttcagatgttgtaGGAACTCTAGCAGACTATCCAAACCATGAGGCCAGACTATTAAATTATCATCAACATATCGCCAAAATACTGTTGGTTTAAAAGCGGCTGAAGCGAGTGCTtgctcctcaaaatcttccatcaaaagattggccaccaggggggACAAAGGACTCCCCTTGGCATCACTGTCCGATTGCTCGTAAAACtcattgttaaataaaaaatatgtagaggagatGGTGTGCTCAAATAGTGCTGTAATGTCAGTTCCAAATCTATTGCCTATGAGATGTAGTGAGTCCACAAGAGGtacatttgtaaaaagtgaaactatGTCAAAACTGATCTACAAGTCATAACTTTGCAGCTGCAATAACTTAAGTCTGCTGGTAAAATCActagaattctttatgtgatgtggaCACTTTCCTACCATTGGTTTGAACAAAGATGCCAAATACTTTGCTAAGTCGTAAGTGGCTGCCCCAGTATTACTCACAATTGGACGCAATGGCACGTTATCCTTGTGGATCTTCAGCAATCCATatagcctaggtggaactgaactATTTGGTTTCAGTGTCTTAATTACCTCCTTTGGTAAGGAACTGTTAGTTAGAAGTTCTGTTTTCTGCACCACTTGGGTAGCAGGATCCTTATCTATCCTCGCCTATGAAGAGGGCAGCCCTCCGGAACTTGTGAGCAGCCCCGGATACAGTGGTACTTAAATCAGACAAAGATAATGCTACTGTTTTAATGCTACAGGAGGGCTATATTAATAAGATCAATGTTTTATTAAGCAACTCAACATACTGCAAAATAGATAAGGATCCTACTACCCACATTGTGCGGAAAACAGCAGAACTTCTAACTAACAGTTCCTTACCAAAGGAGGCAATTAAGACACTGAAACCAAATagttcagttccacctaggctatATGGATTGCCGAAGATCCACAAGGATAATGTGCCATTACGTCCGATTGTGAGTAATATTGGAGCAGCCACTTACGACTTAGCAAAGTATTTGGCGTCTTTGCTCAAATCAATGGTAGAGCAGTGtccacatcacataaagaattctagTGATTTTACCAGCAGACTTAAGTTATTGCAGCTGCAAAGTTATGACTTGTTGATAAGTTTTGACATAGTTTCACTTTTACAAATGTACCTCTTGTGAACTCACTACATCTCATAGGCAATAGATTTGCAACTGGCATTACAGCACTATTTGAGCACAccctctcctctacatattttttatttaacaacgaattttatgAGCAATCAGACGATGTCGCCATGGAGAGTCATTTGCCTCCCCTGGTGGTCAATCTTTTTATGTAAGATTTTGAGGAGCAAGCACTCGCCTCAACCCCTTTAAACCAACAGTATTTTGGCGATATGTTGGTGATACTTTTATAGTTTGGCCTCATGATTTGGATCGTCTGCGAGAGTTTCTACAACATCTTAACTCCAAacacgaaaacataaaatttactatgtaGTTGGAGAAGGAAGATTGCCTGCCATTTTTAGATGTCTTGGTGCAATGTAAGagcgatggcacacttggtcattcgGTATATAGAAAGCCCACTTACACAGACCTTTACTTACAAGCAGGTAGtttccaccatccagcacaaacaatgggtgtTTTCAGGATATTGCTTCACCGAGCCACGTCATCTCTGACACCAAACAGAACTGGAGCACCTAcagactgtatttctgaagaatggatTTCCATCCCAGCAAGTGGAGAGAGCACTGCAGACCTGTAAATGACGGAGCAAAGAAGAGAAAAAGGCCTCTAAAATGACTGCCTATTTAccatatattggtaatatttcagcgcaaataggcagaatactaagaaaatataaagtgaaagcaatCTTTTGCCCTCTTGCAAAAATTTTGTCACTGTTGAGACCTGTCAAAGATGACCTAGAGCtgcgcaaggcaggtgtttacaggattctgTTTGAATGCTGCAGATCTTACATAATGCAAACGACGcgtactgtgcaggatcgcattgtGGAACATCAGTGGCATACTCACCTTCTTCAGCCTTATAAGTCTTCCATCGCCGAAACTGTATTTCCATTGGTCGTGTCATGAATTACAATGAGAGAAAAATTGTTGCCTATATGTCTAACTTTTGGAGCTCTATTATTAATGAGTCCTTGAAAATATGGCTGTCTGACAGTCAGTCTCTTATTAATCGTGACGGTGGTTTCCAAATGAATTTGGCCTGGAATCCAATCATCAAAACACTTCATGGCCTCTGTAGGCggcgtagttctgtgatggaacTGCAGGAAGATAATCGAATTGATATCGGTGCAGTGAGTTTTCACAACGGAGGGCGCGCAGAGCAGCAGAATTGAATGCACTAAAGTAGCGCATGCGCAATgccaagtgaatccaccacgcatgtgctggcggggccttaaataccagagctcagggagTTTTTGCCAGTGTCATGTGAAGATGCCCAGAagactgcgccgaaatattgtggcaggaagttacaaacatccgCCAGTTCTCCCAAAATTTTGTGGAACagctgtattttattcttcttgtggATCTAAATTTTCATTGCTACTCagtcaaataaaaacaataattgaaCTCGTAAAAATCTCTTTAAAGAGTTGGGGATTATACCAGCAAATCCTGAGTACATCTACACAACCAGTGTTATTCACAGTAAGAAAACATTAGCACTTatcatattaacagcttttttcaTGAATGTGTTttgatgaaacttaaaaattaaaacaataaattcTACCAAGTAATCAAACTATACAATAAATTGCTTAAAGAGAAAACTAACATCAGTGTTTTAAAAAATGCATGCCTTTTAAATAAGAGATACCGTACTGTAAAGTACTGCTTAAGTGTCACAAATATgtgattaataaaaataataaggattgataaaaatttaaaaatgatgtgTGTGTCTGTCATTCTGCAACACTCTTTTAGAGTATAATCTCTGTTATTGGAAAATTGTGTATCCTAGATCTGTGATGGTCATGAACTTGGTATCTCCTATAATGTGTAGGCATGCTGACTCAGAATTGCAGACAGACAAATGAATGTGCTAAGAATGAGGcaggaacaaaagcaaactggtgcttttaatttattataatgttgttctaccaagaactgatggAAGGTTCTGTTAAAATGAGGCAGGGGTATAATAACGGTCCTAATGTTAGTTGAACAGCTTTGTTTGTTCAGTGTGTGCAGTGACATGTTATGAGATGTGAATAAACATGTTATGATGAGATGTGAATAAATAGTATAACATTAGTTTTGGAATTATCCAGACCTTTAGTTGATCATGTGCATGTTTAACTATTAATTAAGTTTCagtctatactactatataaagacaagttgttgcTTAACATTTTTACGTTCATTTGGATATAGCTTCAGAGGCTACATATGTTTTAAATATGTATGGTATATAAATATCAGTATATTGTGTAAAGGGAAAACgttaggctatatatttttaaacaacaatgtacaggttttctgttaaaaccaattatgagaaagaaaatgctgtgccatACTATGCTTTGAAAATGTGCATTTTTGTGTTCTTTCTTTCACAGTAGTTAATTTAAAATATgtataagtacacacacacacacacacacacacacacacacacacacacacacacacacacacacacacactttctccttACATATAAATAAAAACTGAATACACAACtaagtgctgttttgttttctttcttgctgtcagttttAATAGAGAATGGGAAAGTTGTATCTCTGGATTATCAACTTATggttagaatactactatggaGCCTGAATAGTCCAAAACTTTGTTATCCAGCCCTTTTGTAGATTAAAATTATATGCGAAATACACTCATCGAAGCTTCTAGCCTCACAACCTCAGCTGCGGGAGAGGTCTCTCGTACCCCATATACCAATGTTCCCAACTGATTTACCCATGTATTGTAAATTATTTCAGTTCCTAGTCAAGGCTTTGTTGGGAATAacgataaacaaggctcaaggtctgTGAGgggtgggaagaggagatggaaagaggaggaggggggggggggaatagacagaaagaggatgaggtggtggtggggggtagTTGATGAGGAAGAGCTGGACGGAGAGAGGGTGGAGAAGGTGATGGACAGCAAGAGaggagagaaggagaaggagagtAGGATGCATACCcaatcccatacatatttagcagttgcgaagCATTGTCTGGTTTGCTAGTAGTGTATAAAGTTGATAAGTCTAATGTCATTGTAAAATAATATGTGAGTAAATGAACAATTAATTAACGTTGTAAATAATGTATTGAATATTGTATTAGCTTTGATGTAAGCAATCACAGTCCATTTGTGAGCAATATTCTATGTTTTCAGCTTTGAAACCTCAGTTTGCAGAGTCCAAAGAAATAGAAGAATTGAGCAGCAATTTTGTGATGGTAAATGTTGGTGATGATGATAAAGTGGTAGGCAGTTCATTTGCCCCAGATGGAGAATATATTCCACGCATCATTTTCATGAGTGAGTTTATTAAATATCTTGCATCTCTCTGACTGAAATTGATGTATATGTTGTGATAACATTGATATTTGTCCACAAAACTGTACTGCAAATTATccttaaatttgtaatttttgactGGTTTTAACATAAATAGTGTTGtatagttattgttattattttgccaGGTCCAGATGGTGAAGTGAGGCCAGAGTTTTATAATGAGGGAGGCAGTGAAGCATATAAGTATTTCTATTCTGATATTTCGAATATAATAACTACAATGAAGAAAGTCCAGAGGGCATATAAAAAGAAACTCAAATCAAAAGACACGCAAGAACTTTAAGAAGGATGCATGATGCTTCTTTTCTAGTCACATATATATATTTATCACAGAAGCTTGAGATTTCTATGAATTATTTAGGTACTCATGCActgttttgtgaaaatattgtagttaattctcttgtcattttgtatcattaaaatatatatattttgaaattttctgaACTTTTCTTTAAACCTCACATTGTCTCCCACATGTAACTGAACACATTTGCGAGTCTGTTTTATGACGA
The genomic region above belongs to Schistocerca serialis cubense isolate TAMUIC-IGC-003099 chromosome 6, iqSchSeri2.2, whole genome shotgun sequence and contains:
- the LOC126484615 gene encoding thioredoxin domain-containing protein 12-like: MTACSSKFVVIANCFFLLGIKYVEAKKEQKHPPPIVFPQANDGRGFGPQYQWLDLEKAIEVSRLTQKPIMVIIHKSWCTACSALKPQFAESKEIEELSSNFVMVNVGDDDKVVGSSFAPDGEYIPRIIFMSPDGEVRPEFYNEGGSEAYKYFYSDISNIITTMKKVQRAYKKKLKSKDTQEL